The Procambarus clarkii isolate CNS0578487 chromosome 46, FALCON_Pclarkii_2.0, whole genome shotgun sequence genome includes a region encoding these proteins:
- the LOC138350603 gene encoding uncharacterized protein codes for MVAGMDVDVDVISEGTVLVADIAGVDADVDVISEGRVLVADTAGVDANVDAISGGKVLEADIAGMDVGVDVISEGRVLVADTAGVDACYGHIGSQLGMDVGVDVISEGRVLVADIAGVDVISEGRVLVADTAGVDADVDAISEGMV; via the exons ATGGTTGCAGGAATGGATGTAGATGTTGATGTtatatctgaaggaacagtactagtggctgacattgcagGAGTGGATGCTGATGTGGATGTTATATCTGAAGGAagagtactagtggctgacactGCAGGAGTGGATGCTAATGTGGATGCTATATCTGGAGGAAAAGTACTAGAGGCTGACATTGCTGGAATGGAtgtaggtgtggatgttatatctgAAGGAagagtactagtggctgacactGCAGGAGTGGATGCTTGTTACGGccatattgggtcgcaactgg GAATGGAtgtaggtgtggatgttatatctgAAGGAagagtactagtggctgacattgcagGAGTGGATGTTATATCTGAAGGAagagtactagtggctgacactGCAGGGGTGGATGCTGAtgtggatgctatatctgaaggaatGGTTTGA